In Nicotiana tabacum cultivar K326 chromosome 17, ASM71507v2, whole genome shotgun sequence, one DNA window encodes the following:
- the LOC107828771 gene encoding methionine aminopeptidase 1D, chloroplastic/mitochondrial-like has protein sequence MVSVSSIQPRFISTLIGDCRFIQPSHSLHRLFRCNSGNKHVSMQYSRRFSGLTDLLFNRRNIDELPNTKRKRLRPGEISPPRPVPEHIQRPPYVKSRKPPGIGSGFEVHDRKGIEKMRASGRLAAQVLQHAGTLVQPGTMTDEIDQAVHQMIIDNGAYPSPLGYGGFPKSVCTSVNECICHGIPDSRPLEDGDIINIDVTVYLDGYHGDTSATFFVGNVDEEAKNLVQVTKGCLDKAISICAPGVEFNKIGKIIHDLADKHRYGVVEQFVGHGVGRAFHSDPVILHYRNNSRGQMVLNQTFTIEPMLTIGSIDGVMWDDNWAVVTEDASLSAQFEHTILITQDGAEILTQC, from the exons atgGTATCAGTTTCCTCTATTCAACCCCGCTTCATCTCTACCTTGATTGGAGACTGCCGCTTCATTCAACCTTCACACTCACTCCATAGACTCTTCCGTTGCAACTCag GTAATAAACATGTGTCCATGCAATACTCAAGAAGATTTTCCGGATTAACGGATTTGTTATTCAACAGAAG AAACATAGATGAGCTTCCAAACACCAAGCGCAAACGTTTAAGACCAGGTGAAATTTCTCCTCCTCGACCAGTTCCTGAACACATACAAAGGCCTCCTTATGTGAAGTCTAGGAAACCACCTGGGATTGGTAGTGGCTTTGAAGTGCATGACAGAAAGGGAATAGAAAAGATGAGAGCTTCTGGAAGGCTCGCTGCACAGGTTCTTCAGCATGCTGGGACATTAGTCCAG CCAGGCACTATGACAGATGAAATTGACCAAGCTGTTCACCAAATGATCATTGACAATGGAGCATATCCGTCACCTCTTGGTTATGGTGGATTTCCAAAGAGCGTATGCACATCAGTGAATGAGTGCATTTGCCACGGAATCCCAGATTCACGTCCACTTGAG GATGGGGATATTATCAATATTGACGTCACCGTTTATCTTGAT GGTTACCATGGTGACACATCAGCTACATTCTTTGTAGGAAATGTTGACGAGGAAGCCAAAAACTTGGTGCAG GTGACTAAAGGATGCTTGGACAAGGCAATATCAATATGTGCTCCAGGagtggaattcaataaaattggcaAGATTATACA TGACCTTGCAGATAAACATCGCTATGGGGTTGTGGAACAGTTCGTTGGCCATGGAGTGGGACGTGCTTTCCACAGTGATCCAGTCATCCTACATTACA GGAATAATAGTCGTGGACAGATGGTGCTCAATCAGACATTTACTATTG AGCCGATGCTGACAATTGGTAGCATAGATGGAGTAATGTGGGATGACAACTGGGCAGTTGTTACAGAAGATGCTAGTCTATCGGCACAGTTTGAGCACACCATTTTGATAACCCAAGATGGTGCTGAGATTCTAACGCAGTGCTAG